GACAAGAAAACAGGGTTTATGGAAGACCAAACCTGTTTAGCAACATTGCAACTTAGCAGAAGGTGATCCTGAGTTTTAGGTACACAATCACAAAGAACACAATTAGAGTCTATGCTACTAACATGCCTAGAAAGTTTATCCCTCAAAGAGTGACATTCTTGCAAACATTTCCATAAAAAGTGTGAGATTTTACGTGGAAGGTCTAActtccaaaaatgtttccatTCATCGGTAGTAAGTCCAGCATTAGGCACCTGAACATTATCTTCTTTATCAGCAGCTCTGTAAGCACTTTAACAGTGGAAATCCCATTATTGGCAGGCTTACAAATAAGTCTGTCTTCCCCTCTAATGGGAATTCTGATTTTCCTAATTTCCCTAACTGTTACACTATCAAAAAGCGTATTTAATAGATCTACATTCCAGTCAGAATTATTAGGCATGATCAATTGATCAACAGTTTTCAGACTTGACGAGGAAAAAGTGTTTGGTACAAAATTTTCCTAAGAAGGGACCCACTTCTCTTTCCAAATTGAAATTTTAGACCCATCTCCTACTTCCCGACAATAATTATCCCTAATTAAGTCAAGACCTCTACAAATTCCCTCCATACCCAAGATCCACTTTCACCAGTACAATGGAGAGGGTTATGATCAAGAAAATACTTATGATGCATGATCTGAACCCAAGGAGAATCCAGCTCAGTCAGCATTCTCCATGCTAAATTAGCAAGGAGATCCTCATTTAAAACAACCGTTTTCCTAATGTTCATACCTCCCTGTTCTTTAGGTTTAGCTACAACATCCCACTTCCTAAAGAACAAACCTTTCACATCCTGTTTTTTGCtccaccaaaattttctttgaatGCCATCCAACCTATGTGTAAGTTTCTTTTACATAGGAAACACGACAAGATGGTGAGAAGCAAGAGTACCAAGAAAAGATTGCACCATAACAGTTTTACAAGGTTGGTTAAGATTCTTACCTTTCCAGCAAGTTAGTCTATCTTGAAAAGCACCTGGTAAGTGGTTGAAAgtttcaattttattttgttgaatcaacaaatGAACACCCAAATACTTGTCCTTTAAAGCTAGAGTTTTAATATTTAGTATCCCAACAATAGTATTTTTGACTCTACTATCCATTTTTGGGCTAAAAGCCATCCCAGATTTACTTAGATCAATGGACTGACCTGAATATTAACTAAAGTTCTTTATAATGCCATCTAAGGTATTAGCACCCTTAATTGTTGCTTTAGCAAACAAGAGACAATCGTCCGCGAAAAAAAAATGGCTAACAGGAAGACAAGTTTTACTAGCTTTAATTCCTTGAAATAATCTATCATTCTCAGCAACACAAAGTTTTCTAGATAAACACTCCATATAAATAACAAATAAGTAAGGAGATAAGGAGTCTCCCTGTCTAAGACTCCttataggataaaatattttaccTAGAGCACCGTCCATATATGTAAATTTGGTTAGGTACAATTCCTACACCTGAAATGGCCGCAGGAGCTTATAATGTAATCCGATGACAAGTTTGAAAATATTATGGTATTACTGTATCTTAATCTCATTTTGAGAATACACAGTTAATAGATAAAGAAGTCTACGCATCACAACCTCAATTTTTATTGTCTGAAAATTTTCTGCGGCCGAATATGGAAAGTTAGCCCTACCCTCGATAAAATCTTGGGTCCGTCCCTGCCCAAATGGAcaacgaaaaatgagtcatttgtccaaatatttttaaatcacggtttaaatggacgagtaaaaaatagtttgggtgaaattgtcaaaaaaaaaataataaggatgaaattggtttcatcctagcttaaatttaaaaaatagcaaggatgaaactggatacatcctttgtaaattaaaaagaagaaaaaatatttgaaaatgggcacgatgaaattggttacatcttgcctatttttacatttttgtccatttaaacagtatcaaaatctaattatccatttcacccagaaattattgattttggtctttttaaccaattttgtgaaaggaCAAATACACAATAAACACATCACAAGTAAGAAACAGGGAAATTTTGATATAGCACCCAAAAGTCTAACCCCCTTTCCATATGGTTTTTGTACAAGTCGACAAGTACTGAGGTTCTAatcatataattttgatcaatacAATTCCCTCGATGTTGAGGATTAGTAACTGGAACAGATCCTAGTATAACTCATTTATCAAACAATCACTTACGCAAGCAAATTCAAATTTATGGAGAAGTATACAAAACATGGGCAAACAATGTGATACATCAAATTAAGAGGAGAAACACACAATATCATCCACACACACAACAATTACAACGGTACCTACATATATGCAACAATAATTTGTATGGAAAGTAGGACAATCGATCAGTGTCCGATAGGTAATTTAGCATTATACACATTCACATGTCTCGCACAGGTTCTCGTCCTTGAGGTATTCAGGGCAATACATCCTACATCGAATACGAGGGCACTCGGGTGAGCATGTACATGTTTTGCACCCGTCGTTGTCCTTGATGAATCCGTTGGGGCAAATCAGTCTGCAATGTTTAGGAGGAACACACTTACCAAGTATCATCCCTGATTGATATTCAAATAGTTGATAATTAATTACATGTAGGAACAGAAATTACGAAATTGTATacttcaaaaaataataattgttatTAATTACAGTAAGTCTACTTTCCTCTGTACATATAGTTTAAGATCTTTCCATATGGTTattgttcatatatatatatatatatatatatatatatatatatatatatatgaacaatAACCATATGGAAAGATCTTAAACTATATGTACAGAGGAAAGTAGACTTACTGCCGGAAGAAGAGGTTGGCATGGAAATCAACACAAATAAGAAGAAGCTTATAAGGTTCATACTGATATTCTTGcccatgatttcttcttcttgtttgataCATAcgctatattatatatatatgatccTTCTTTACTTTTGGAATGATATGATTAATGATAGATATTGATGATCAAGTAATAGAACTAACCTCTATTTATCTGCCAACTATAGATTGATCAGGTAAAAAGATATATCTTATAACATATCACGACGTTCCTCCCTCAACGGGCCGGCAAGTAAGAGAAAATCAAAATCTTGGGGGATCGAACATATGCTAGcttaagtgtcatgtaatcttcaGAAAGATATGCCCTCGTCGTGATTAGGACTTGGGGGAGTGTCAACGCTCATCGTGTTTAGAACTGATTAAATACTATACGGCCGGTTTCGATTTGTTAACGAATCCGTTTCTAGTTTTAATGGATCCAGAACATAAAATTTTAGTCTGATTCCCTCCTGAGAGGAAGGGTTATGGGACGAGTGTTAAAACACTCTTTCCCTTTCAAAATTGGTGAGACGATTTGTTAGGTGATGGAGTGAAGAACTTACTATGGGAAATTAAGATTCGTTTAATTTTAAAAGGGGTGATGTGCCGTATAGTCTCTTTGACTGCCTGCCGCCCAGAGTGACTTCTTTTTAATAAGACGAGAATGCGCCAGACGGCAAGCAACGGCTGATAGTTTGCCGTTTTGCTTCGAATCTTCATGCTTTGGTTTCAGGTCTTACACTTTGGCTGAACGCTCTCAACCCTAGTTAGGGAATGATTCGCCAACTTCCAGGCCCATTTTCCAGATGTCCACAACGAACTCGAAGTTGTTTTCACACCCATGTTGGGGATCGAACGAATTGTACCCAGACCTCCACGGTTCCACCTCACATTAATAGGCACCAGACCACTGTTCCAaatgatctttgttgattattttGAAGATATCATGTATAGATGGTATTACAATGTGTTAACCCACTAACTTTGTACTATAATGTATCTCTTTTATGATTTAGTATGTGACGCATTTTCGGCGCGGAGCTCACGTCAATAAATTGAATTATACATGTGCGTATACCATCCCGAACTATCGCCGTATCACGGACCGCTGACCGGACTGTTGACTGAATCAGACAAAAAGTGTTGCCAATTCTCTATTTCTCTCTCCAGACATATCTTATCTCGAATGCTAACTAGTAGCCAGATAGTTCTGTTGTTTCATTCAGCATAACCAAATTCTACTTTTCGTATAATGGTTCAGCgagatctttttatttttttgtctgaCCGCTGAGATGGTTGCGATGTTCCATTTAGCACTACCAAATTCTACTTTTCGCGTAATACTTCAGCGCATCTAGATTGGAAAACCATAAGACTAAGCCTTACTGCCCTTGTTTACGACTGTGTCCTACTTGATGCTCATCTGAAGAGAGATGATATGTGCTCTGACCAGAATCATAACTAAACAATGACTGATTAGCAGCTGACCCTCGACGGCCTCCCAATTTACCCAATGCTTTGGGAGCAGGTATCATCAAAATATAATCCAGGCGTGCAGTGTATGTGTAGCCCTGCTCATTCATTTGTTATATGCCAGCTGCTTGAGAGGTTATTTCTCTGACTTATCTGGTTACGATGCAATTTGAGCTCTTGCACTTGTGTGATTGCACTGTACTTGTAATCGGaattataaagatcaagaaaGCAAAGAAGCAAAATAACACACGAAAGAGTCGACTATTCACCGTAAAATGAAGCTAATTTGTTTTTTGATAACAGATTGTACAAAATATCAACAGCCGATTATTGAAGCTACATAACCACAAGTTGTGTACAATAAGTAAAAAAAGAGGTCAGAGATTATCTTGATTCACTTTTCCTACTTCTGTTTCTTTCTGGGTTGTTCATCCTTGGTTAGTATTTGCAGGATGTGTATATTATATGGGTCAGAtggtttgttctttttttttctgtagCAGGAGAAACTAGAATCTCTTAGACAGTGTGCCCTTTAATCATATGGTCTTTGTGCGCTTCATGGTAAAAAACTGGCGAAGGAACGCAAACTTCCCTTTCGCACGTGCAGATGATTCGGTGATGATCGCCTTACATGGGACAGCCTCCTTGACAGTTGCTGCAGGTTCTGGCGGAGGAGGTGGTGGAGGCAAAAGAGTGAAGAGGTATGTATTGAGCATACGGATGATCTGGCTGAAACTAGGACGAACGTTAGCATCTTCAACCCAACACGACTGAACTATGAATGCGAGGTCAGGTGGTATATCCTCAGAAAGACTCGGTCTCATTTGCTGGTTTCCCAAAAGGACAAATACACAATAAACATATCACAAGTAAGAAACAGCTCGTTCAAAATTTCTGTTAAACAGAAAAAGAAACGCAACATTGAAAATTGTAATACTGAGGACGCGACTGTGGTGTTGTAATATGTTAACTAGCTCCTATCTTCTAGGAAGTACGAATCTTTTCTATGAACTACAAATATGGCTAGAGTACTATCATATCTGGTTGCACTCAGGTACCAAATCAGTTAGATTTTTGGGGTCTGTGTAATGGCATCACAAATTGGGTTAGTACAGCACATAAGTTCAACGAGTTTGTCTAGCTTTTATGTACTTTGCGAAAAGTTTGTAAAGTGATCTATATATCTACCTAGTACAAGTTTCTAGAATTCACATTGACGCGAAATAAAAGTTGAGGAATATAAAAGCCAGTTACTTCCACAAAATATGCACTAGAGAATGTAAGAAAACGCAGGACATATGCAGGGAAGGGCACTGCCTCACCTTAAATGCAGCAGCATAAGCAGCCTGCAAGTTGGACATGCCCTCAAATGGCATCCGATTAGTCAATAACTCCCATAGAACGATACCGAAGCTGTAGACATCAACCTTGTTATTGTAATGTTTCTTCTCCCCCTGCCGCAATGTCACAGTGCTGTACAACTGCAAAACACATGCTAATTGCTGGTAAAACAAGCTTATgaatagaaaataataaagacagACGAAAACAATCTATGTGCGTGTAattttgatttctattctatttttctttcctaatttTCCTCATTAACTTTTCCCAAGTGACTCTTGCTAGTTTTGTTTAAAAAAAGTCTTCGTTACACGTAATTTTCTTTATGATTCTTCTTATATGATCTacatggaaaatattagctaTGAGTAACAACCTCAGGAGCCATCCACCGATACGTTCCAGTTTCTGCAGTCATCATCTCAGTCACTGACTCTTCTCTAGCAAGACCAAAATCAGCAAGCTTCACAGACTTCTGATTTGCAGTAAGTAAGAGATTATCTGCATCATagcatttattttttattctttaaCACGTGAAAGCATGACAAAATAAAAAGTTGCTCTTACATGTTCTGATATACAGTAATACACATTCCACACCTCAGACTCAATTCGAGAAACACCAAATGAGTATTACTAAGAAATTGAAATGACAAATTAGTGTACCAAAGCAAAAGAATCAACATCC
This DNA window, taken from Papaver somniferum cultivar HN1 chromosome 3, ASM357369v1, whole genome shotgun sequence, encodes the following:
- the LOC113357840 gene encoding serine/threonine-protein kinase STY13-like translates to MSCFEDGSQKELKNQTATTNSNSSSSTVFPADKFDIDKKLLIDPKLLFIGAKIGEGAHGKVYEGRYGNQIIAVKVLSCGSNQEERDVLEGRFVREVSMMSRVKHANLVKFIGACKDPIMVIATELLPGMSLRKYLLSIRPKRLDIRVAIGYALDIARAMECLHANGVIHRDLKPDNLLLTANQKSVKLADFGLAREESVTEMMTAETGTYRWMAPELYSTVTLRQGEKKHYNNKVDVYSFGIVLWELLTNRMPFEGMSNLQAAYAAAFKQMRPSLSEDIPPDLAFIVQSCWVEDANVRPSFSQIIRMLNTYLFTLLPPPPPPPEPAATVKEAVPCKAIITESSARAKGKFAFLRQFFTMKRTKTI